From the Schistocerca nitens isolate TAMUIC-IGC-003100 chromosome 10, iqSchNite1.1, whole genome shotgun sequence genome, the window TTCACAGAGATGCAGTCCAATACCCATGTACAACAAAACTTTCAGGCTCAATATGGAAAGAAACTTCAGTAATGGCCAACTATTTGGGCTTGGCGCATGTCTTTCATGGAAAGATTTTctttattcatttaattaattttctcagTTACAACCTATTTTCAGATAATCTAAAATAGGCCATGCAATTCACATTTTTGTGAGCAATAATAGATGCATATATTAATTATTTCTTCCCATCAataatagatgttaagtcccatagtgctcagagccatcaatgaTCATAAAGCTTTTGGCCCTTAGACTACTGGTTTCAGTTAGCAATGACTATCTTCAGGAATGTTTTATAACATGTCCTGAAATAAGAAAACCATAGTGACATtgtcacaaaacacacacaaaatcagcATACCATTGTTACACATATCTTAAATATGATTTCAACTAGGCCACAGTTTTGCCACAGTTTTGCCACAGTCATACTGTCATATTGCCAGATCTGTGGCCTAGTTCACATCATATCTGAAATATGTGTGATGATGCTATGCTGGTTTTGTGTATATTTGTGACAGGGCCACTGTGGCTTTGTTATTTTAGGACATGTAATAAAACAAATCTCAAGATGGTCATTTCTAATTGTAATGGTAGTCTAAGGACCAAACATTTTATGATAATTGGTGGAAATTAAAGGTATTCGGTCTAAGCTTCCTGGATATCTGTTTTAATGTGCGACCATGTCACAACTTGTGAATTATTTATTCCTGGtgcttacttttttaaaaaatggtaataCTACAAAAATGCTAATACTAAAATTAGTGCACGACtgattctgttctgttttgttcaaTTACTAGAGTGCTTCTAAAATGTAGAGGGTTGTTTCCTCTATCGAACCCGGCCTCATACTACCCCAGTCAACAGCCATTGTCTGCTTTATTTCTTGGGCATAGGGCATCATGTCTGCAGCATTTCCACTATAATAAGTGATTTAATGGTTCACTGTAACTTCTTAGAATCCACACTTTCCTGATCACTTCCACCAATGCAATGTAAATTCTTGAAAACTATGTCATTCAGTGGTCATCAACCTcagttcttttcctaatttctgagtCTAATTGTCATATTTCTAGAATTGCTAACATTGAATCATTTAGGATAGTGCTATAGGTGGCTGTTAGCCTTTATGGAAACATGTTGTATTCTCCATAAAAAGGGGCAGGTCACCCATCTGTTTCAGAAAACAAAGTGGACAAGGGATATGGTGGGCATCAGTACAGTGCTGACAAAATTAGTGAGTATGGTGACCACAGACTTTAGAATCCCTCAATAAACAGCGCACAAagttttgaaaagaggttatgtCATTATGCATTTAAGGTGCCCCTGCTTCGCACATTACAGCTGATACACAATCCTTAGCAAGTACAGTTTGCTGTAGGTATCTTAACAAAGACTAATgaccatttggaaaaaaaaactgtttctccAGTGAGTGAACTTTTTATGCACCCAGTGAACTGAACTGTCATAGCTTCATATGGGTTTTTATAAAGGATTAAATCCAGGTTACAGACctaaagaacattaagaaatgcatTCAAAATTCATTTGGACACGTCATCATATAATTCCTCCAGTGTACACGGGTATTGTTCTTGCTACTAAGGGTGCAGAAATTGATGTATATTACTGAGGAAACTAGCTGGCATTCTCTAGTATAGCTCTGATGTTATCTATGTCTAAAGACTGCACAATGTACAATTTCAGTTGGAGGTTGTCTATCTAaaattcattttcaatatttcatataactactgatcaaatttaaaaatttaaaatgctgtcatagcaTAATTAAGAGATAAGCTTACATTGAATGTTTAAAACTacaagtcaagtattaaagtcagAATCAGTGCAgtgtcttgaggcagcataacttcTGACATGCAAACAATCCATATTATGttattgttgtcgtcttcagtccagaaactggtctgatgcagctctccatgctactctatcctgtgcaagcttcttcatctcccagtacctactgcaacctacatccttctcaatctgcttagagtattcatctcttggtctccctctgcgatttttaccctgcacactgccctccaatactaaactggtgatcccttgacacctcagaacatgtcctaccaactgatcccttcttctactcaagttgtgccacaaatttctcttctcctcccattctattcagtacctcctcattagttatgtgacctacccatttaatcttcagcattcttctgtagcaccacatttcaaaagcttttattctcttcttgtccaaactatttatcatccatgtttcacttccatacatggccacactccatacaaatactttcagaaacgccttcctgacacttaaatctatactcgaagttaacaaatttctcttcttccgaaacactttccttgccattgccagtctacattttatatcctctctacttcgaccatcatcagttattttgctccccaaatagcaaaactcatctgatactttaagtgtctcatttcctaatctaattccctcagtatcacctgacttaattcgactacattccattatcttcattttgcttttgctgatgttcatcttatatccttctttcaagacactgtccattctgttcaactgctcttctaagtcctttggtgtctctgacagaattacaatgtcatcacaaaacctcaaagtttttatttcttctccgtggattttaattcctactccgaatttttcttttgtttcctttactgcttgctcaatatacagactgaataacattggggataggctacaaccctgtctcactcccttcccaacaactgtttccctttcatgcccctcaactattataactgccatcttgtttctgtacaaactgtaaatatcctttcgctccctgtatttgatccctgacaccttcagaatttgaaagagagtgttccaatcaacattgtcaaaagctttctctaagaaacaaatgctagaaacataggtttgcctttccttattctatctcCTAAGATACagcgtatggtcagtattgcctcacgtgttccaacatttctacggaatccaaactgatcttccctgagattggCTTCTGctagcttttccattcatctgtaaagaattcacattagtattctgcaaccatgactTCAATAAGTCAGAACTgaaagtttggtaattttcacgtctgccaacgcctgctttctttgggattggaattattatattcttcttgatgtctgagggtatttcacctgtctcatacatcttgctcaccagatggtagagttttgtgagggctggctctcccaaggctgtcagcagttctaatgcaatgttgtctactcccggagccgtgtttcaacttaggtctttcagtgctctgtcaaactcttcacacagtatcatatctcccatttcatcttcatctgcatattattccatttccataatattgtcctcaagtacatcaccctgatatagaccctctatatactccttccacctttctggtttcccttctttgcttagaacttggtttccatctgagcttttgatatccatacaagtggttctcttttctccaaaggtctctttaattttcctgtaggcagtatctatcttacccctagtgagataagccactacatccttacatttgtcctctagccatccctgcttagccattttgcacttcctgacaatctcatttttaagacatttgaattcctttttgcctgcttcatttactgcatttttatattttctcctttcatcaattaaattctgtaaATCTTCTGTTACGCAAagatttctactactcctcatctttttaccttcttgatcctctgctgccttcactatttcatccctcaatgctacccattcttcttctactgtatctctttgcCCATttctgtcaatcattccctaatgctttccctgaaactctctacaacctctcgatctatcagtttatccaggtcccatctcctgaaatttccaactttttgagtttcttcagttttaatctacagttcatgaccaataaattgtggtcaaggtccacatctgcccctggaaatgtcttacaatttaaaacctgattcctaaatctctgtcttaccattatataatctatctgaaaccttccagtatctccaggcctcttccatgtatacaaccttctttcatgattcttgaaccaagtgttagctatgattaagttattctctgtgcagaattctactaggcagcttcctcttccatttcttcccccattccatattcacctactatgtttccttctcttctttttcctactatcgaattccaatcacccatgactactaagttttcatttcccttcactatctgaataatttcttttatctcattatacatttcatcaatctcttcatcatctgtggagctagttggcatataaatttgtactactgtggtaggcatgggcttcatgtctatctttggcacaataatgagttcactatgcattacccctatttgattttgtatttataaccctgtattcacctgaccagaattcttgtccctcctgccactgaacttcactaattcctattatatctaactttaacctatccatttcccattttaaattttctaacctagctacccaattaagggatctgacattccatgctctgatccgtagaatgccagttttctttctcctgataacgacatcatcctgagtagtccctgcccggggatcctaatggggcactattttacctccagaatattttacccaagaggacgccatcatcattaaccatacagtaaagctgcatgccctcgggaaaaattatggctgtagtttctctttgctttcagccattcacaatattagcacagcaaggccgttttggtttgtgttacaaggccagatcagtcaatcatccagactgttgcccctgcaacaaatgaaacggctgcagcccctcttcatgaaccacacgttcatctggcctctcaatagatatggatgcatccagtatttgagaatgatagcacttagtgacttccaataaactttatacataatttaatATCTTTTTCCAGCTGATGCACCCCAAAAAATAATGACTTACTTCACTTACTTCAGTTTAGCTGTTCATGCAATGCAACTTCAGAATCAGGTCTgatattttaatatattacttccttactactaactatttgcaacacattctgaagaCAGTCTCCACATGAACCACCAACTGCACTtccaaattatgtcattgtacaatacatagttctggagatatgacaCTGTGAATATTGAAATGCTTGGAACACAAGCTTttcttaaaatggagtgcaaattacccagactatgttcatctagtatttgataatgagagcacttagtgccttgcaacaaactttaaacataatttcaaacctttagtaAACTTTTTTGCTAGTCTATCAGTGAataatcagaacctaataaaaccaATATAATTATGGTTTTGCATCTTGAACCATACAGATTTCACAcatttaacataaaatatttagCTCATCTGTAAAAAATCAGACTtacgaagctgttttatacatgtcaGTTCAGTTCTTTGGTGAACTGGGGTGTGTTGGTGCTTACTGTTTAGAATCCAAGGCTTTAACaataatttatggacaccctgtatgtaaaaaTAAAAACAGCCACAGTAAAATGATGTTCAGGCAAGGGGAGAGAAGATGAGGTGGTCAAAAAGCTcacccccccccatcctccccctcccccctctttcttctctctcctctctTGTTTTGGAGCTCAGAGTGTGTTCTAGGCTgctgttgtgccccccccccctcccccccgtcatGATGGAATGCATCACTACTTACTGAAGGTGAAGCTGATGACGAAGGCAAAAGTGGCCGCCACTTGGTACCGCCCGGAGTAACAGAGCCCACCGATGCCCACAGAACCAAAGACGGTGGTCAATAGGATCAAGACGCTGTCCACCAGCAGCCACGGAGTCAGCCACGAGGAGCGTTCCTGCACATGAGTTAAGGTAAGGTAAGATAGAGTAAGGTATGGCAAAGCTGGCCTCAACTGTAAGGTTGATTTAAAAACTACAGTAATTTACTAAACATGTTCTACTAATTCGGTTGTACCCTTGATATCCTCCAGCCACTGAGCTGACCTGTGCAGGCTGTTGGATGTATTGTCtattgtgtgaaactcagctcatcCCATCTGTCTTCACAGCCCAAAAGACAGTAAATACTGGAAACCAGGATGATGCCACATTCCTGGACTGCCAGAAGGTGTTCGATACTTTTCATTGTTGCTGCCTAATGACCAAAATATGAGCATctggagtatcagaccagctgtggtttgagtggttcctagccaaaacagaatacagcatgtcattttcaacacAGTGGCATTTTTAAACTAAAATGTATCTGTGAAGGTAtgccaaggaactgttataggttCTTTACTCTTCACAATGTAATATAAGTGACCTGGTGGGTAATGTTAGAAGTACCATCAGGATTTTGTAGATTTTGCTGTTACATACAGAGAAATCTGAATACTAGAAGAtcgtagcaaaatgcaggaagaccaacAGATAattgacacttggtgcagggaatggctgtTGATCATCAACATAAATGAATAGCATAGCATGTTGCACACAAATATAAGGAAAGATCCATTATTGTGTGATTATGTGACTGCAGAAAAATCATTGGAAACAATCACACACATTAAATATCCCTGAATATATGtacagagtgatttaaagtggaacaaccacatcaAACTAACTGCAAGTAAGGCAGATGCTAGACAGATTCATTGTAAAAAGCCTCAGAAAGTGTAGTTCACCCATGGAGAAGGCGGCTTACAAAATTAATTTGacaaatacttgaatactgctcttatgtctggaatctgttccatGTAGGACTGATGCAGGAAATAGATAAGTtacgaagaagagcagcacattttgtcacaggtttatttagtaagcaCTAATGTGTCACATTGATACTTATCCATCTCCAGTGATAGAAGCTGCAAGAGAGGATATGTGTGTGCAGTTTACATGTAAAATTCCAAGAGTGTACATTTCTGTAAGAGTCACTTCCTCCTATATTACTTCTTCATAAGGGgcaatgaagataaaattagagagattcaagttaACAGAGAAGTTACGAACAATTGTTCATTCTGGAGACTGTTCGTGATGAACACAAAAAGAGGGATgtgcagtggtacacaaagtaccttcAACCACATACCTTAGAGtgccttgcagagtataaatgtagacatagatgtagatgtgtacgtAGTTTGGTAGTTCATAGCAAAGTCACACTGCGACAATACATTACATaatagaaaaaaaggaaacaaaatatatttttattggtCTGTATAATGCACTGTAAAGGAACCATTCTAAAAACCAGGATATCTGTGACGTAGAAGTAGTTTGCAGCAACTGGGGAAGATATTAGAAATGCAAGCAATATACACAGCCTAATGTAAAGTGAAGCACTCAGGAGTggagaaagaaacaaaatgaaatgcCACAGATTGAGATATTATTATGGTGAttaaaaaatcaagtcaaatttacaaagaacttggaagtacAAGCTCATTTATTAATGTGATGTTGAAGCTCCTCTTGTCTGGATGTATGTGCTAACTTGGTTGAGAATGGCATCATGAAGCTGTCATactctctcctgaggcaagctgactcCCAATTGTTGCAACTGGTCCTCAGTGTCCTGGCACTGGGATGTACTCCGAGCTGGTCCCATGGAGATTTTGCTAATAAAAGGAATACCTCAATGTCACACAGGCAGTTCATAGACACATGTGCtctgcttgcaccagcattgtcctgttgaaaaatggcatcacagtAATACAGGAGGATGCCAGATTTCTGAGAAGTACCATGGTGCTGTTGAAGTTCCCTCAAACACCACCAGTCATtatctgaagtcatacccaatggatCCCCACATCACTAAACCAGGGGTAACACAGGCTGTGCATCCccaaaacagtggaagaatgggacctccaaAGGTTACTACCATACTGGCAGATGAAGGTCATCCAATGTATCGCAGAACCAAGATTCATTGCAAAATATAGTGATATGCCAATCGCCAGCAGTGCACACTTTCTGGTCACAGCACCATTCCAAATGCAACCATCTGTGTTGTggcattaccgtatttactcaaatctaagccgcacctgaaaaatgagactcgaaatcaaggaaaaaaaaaattcctgaatctaagccgcacctgaaatttgagactcgaaattcaaggggagagaaaagtttttgggccgcacctccaaatcgaaacaaagttggtccattgtaatatgagacacaatttaggtcgaatgaatgacgatacagctacagtagtttggttcgagacgtaagcttagcagttaagctttaccaggtagccattgctatgtgtcaggcgctccgtccgtatttatatgggtacccttcctttttcacgtgctttgtctggtttgaattgattgcttatttttctttgatctgttaagtgccgttctctttgttataggtgtatacgtcactctaagctgaagatgcattactgtactgtgtcatgcattgtttgtcacattctgataatgagtgtttacagcctgtcgccactcgcggcatggcttgcttttgtgcgcgctactgccgcttcTTTTTTaatgagagagagaggaatcatcttattagcaaaacaatggcaagaaactgctattcgttgttacttacactgctgctttctttgataatgatcaacaagaaccaaataatagactgcgttagagatgttctgaacgagagtttagcgaacatttttccccgtttgaaaatctttgcagatgcctctttagtacattacattctgcacagaaattagagtaatcttagattcaaaaatctagtcaattgccgtgcttcatttctgactgtatcactattacgcataagaataataggaatataaacatgacatgatatgtatattcttccacgtttgctgttgtctcactctagtttcgtactttattaggcagacagaatttaaatgagatagcagcaaacatgaaagaatacgtggcaaaatgtttatattcatattactcttatggtgaagagaatactgcatgtgattcacaacgCATAAAACTTCATATTAGCAACCTATCTCTTCTCACAGgtgggaaaaaattcagaacatagagttggcaatacttggttgggggggggggggggaggttgttttggggaaggagaccagacagcgaggtcatcggtctgatcagattagggaaggacagggaaggatgtcggccgtgctctttcaaaggaaccattccggcatttgcctggagcgatttagggaaatcacggaaaacctaaatcaggatggccggacgcgggattgaaccgtcgtcctcccgaatgcgagtccaatgtgctagcctAGAGTTGGCCATCTTGACatacatccctaacagtcttgccagttggattttcgtagtacattgaagcactgcaacattcgaagatgaacaatacggaatttgtatttacttcgatggataatgtatgaaaatgcagtggtcaaaactcggggcggaggaaaaaaggctcgtcttccacctttttttaaatttatttactgacgcagaggtttgggcgccagtatttatctttgtgcctgcaaagcatgcctgtgtagcgctacatatattcgacggcagaagttagttgtggcggcagctaccaacatttttcagaacttccgcttactttgcactcgattctaagccgcaggtggttttttggattacaaaaaccggaaaaagagtgcggcttagattcgagtaaatacggatAATGGTGGCCTATAAATGAGACAGTcgttccctagtccagctgctccTAGTCTTTGACAATGGTGCGTGATAACACAAAATGTTTCAGCAAGtcaattacttgttctcagatgtcaGGCAGAGATGTGGAGGGGCTACAATGTGCTTCGTGCACAATATGGTAATCCTACTTTGTAATGGTCAGACATGGTGAATCTTTATGACAAATGTGCCAGCCCTCATGTTCCTGAGCAGTCCAACACTGGGACACTGTCGCAGCCAAATACCCCAAAAATTaggatattgcacgatttgaccaaCTGGCCAAATAGAGATCCCCAATTCAAACATCATAAGGTAGTGATTACTTTGTCTCATGCAAGTTTGCATCTCTGTCTCATTCCAAATGATGACTCAACATCTGATGAtcttcatgccccttatataccctaccaggtctgctaacaacactaaacacaaacagcaCTAATGGCATCTGATGGCCAGTTTGTCACAGAtaactgcagctctaatcatttctATACCAGAACGTAAGAAGTTACAGTGACATCTGACTATGTCACCCAGGAGATTCACTCTGTTTGCAAGGCAGTGTAGTTTTGAATTGCTTTTGGaaggaatatttttttttacagttctgcGCCTttcagtttgtttgtgtgtgtgtgtgtgtgtgtgtgtgtgtgtgtgtgtgtgtgcatgtgtgtgtgggcATATGCACGAGATTGGGAAGgacatggggtggggtgggggatgaATCAGAGCAGGGCAGTGAAAGTGAGAATGTACCCAGGGCAGAACTTGAAACTTTTTTCAACTCTCTTGATGCTGTCACACGTGATTACCACTTGCAGATGCTATACAACTTTGGCATGCAGTGTGGAAGCCATGCACCAACTAATGAAGTCAACACACCAATGACCAACTAGTGATGATATGCATTAAATCATTCCTCTTGAAATTCACTAAGAAACATTTAGTTCACCTCAAAGTAATGAGCAACTCTATGAAAATTGAGGCACTGATTGCTGTTAatagaatgggcatattattaCTTACAATTGTTGTTTTGTGATTGGCGACATCAGTTGTTTTCGGTCAAATGGTTCAGAgcttgc encodes:
- the LOC126210619 gene encoding uncharacterized protein LOC126210619, which encodes MVVSSIWAGAGFSLFAGTLRERSSWLTPWLLVDSVLILLTTVFGSVGIGGLCYSGRYQVAATFAFVISFTFMVSVYMKLVVWSYYCELRERRHATQLPERV